A window of the Deltaproteobacteria bacterium HGW-Deltaproteobacteria-18 genome harbors these coding sequences:
- a CDS encoding sugar transporter — MSFFMRASILFFLFCVPVHASQGATFPLGSGDVLEISVWGDESLARKVLVRPDGKISFPLVGDMQAAGVSVENLRAELETRIGEYIHGAPVTVMLIESRSSKVSVVGKVQKSGVFPMDGPMSVLQALAMAGGMTPYASTGSVRVVRTDTTGTQSYLPFDYDHVAGGKGLEQNVLLEPGDIVIVP; from the coding sequence ATGAGTTTTTTCATGCGGGCTTCGATTCTTTTTTTTCTGTTTTGCGTTCCTGTGCACGCCAGCCAAGGGGCGACCTTTCCCCTGGGCAGTGGAGACGTGCTTGAGATTTCCGTATGGGGTGACGAGAGCCTGGCGCGAAAGGTTCTGGTGCGCCCGGACGGCAAGATTTCCTTTCCCCTGGTTGGAGACATGCAGGCCGCCGGGGTCAGCGTCGAGAATCTGCGGGCCGAGCTTGAGACCAGGATCGGCGAATATATCCACGGCGCGCCCGTGACCGTGATGCTCATCGAGTCGCGCAGTTCCAAGGTTTCCGTGGTCGGCAAGGTGCAGAAGTCCGGCGTGTTTCCCATGGACGGGCCCATGTCCGTGCTGCAGGCCCTGGCCATGGCCGGGGGCATGACCCCGTATGCCTCGACCGGTTCGGTGCGCGTCGTGCGCACGGACACGACAGGCACGCAGAGCTATCTTCCTTTTGACTACGACCACGTCGCGGGTGGCAAGGGCCTGGAGCAGAACGTCCTGCTCGAACCCGGCGATATCGTCATCGTCCCCTGA